The genomic segment AACGCGCGCCGCAACAGCGCGGGCACCGGATAGGGCACATCGAGCCAGCCAAGACGGCCGTGGAAGTCGCAGCTGCAGGCCTCGAGCAACTGCTCGAAGCGCTCGGGGCGACGGAGCGCGTCGCAGCCTTCAAGGAGGCGGACGACCGCTGCCGGCGCCAGTTCCAGTGCCCGGTGAACTTCGCCATGATGACGAGCAACCAGCAGCGCCAGATCACGGCAGGCAACGGGCACGCGCAGGCGCCCGCAAACCTCGCCAGCCAGCGTGACGCTGCGTGCCTCGTGGCCCGGATGGCGCGGCAGGTCGGCGCCAGGCGTCAGGCCCTTGCCGAGGTCGTGCAGCAACACCGCCCAGCGAACGGGCAGCGCGCAGCGGCGCTCTGCCGACAGGTCGACGACGAGCATGACATGGACGCCGGTGTCCACCTCCGGGTGGCATTCCGCCCGTTGGGGGACGCCGAACAGCGTATCGAGCTCGGGCAGCAGCCGGGCCAGCGCGCCGCATTGCCGCAGGACGTCGAACATCCGCGACGGCCGCGCCTCCATCAAACCCCTGGCCAGCTCCTGCCAGACGCGCTCGCTCACCAGATGATCGACCTCACCGGCAGCGACCATCCCCTGCATCAGCATGAGGGTCTCGGCAGCGACGCGGAAGTCGGTGAAGCGTGCGGCAAAGCGCGCCACGCGCAGGATGCGCACCGGATCCTCGCTGAAAGCCGGGCCGACATGGCGCAGCACACGCGCCTGCAGATCGTCGATACCATGGTGCGGGTCGATCAGCTCGCCGTCGGCGGCGCGGGCGATGGCGTTGATCGTCAGGTCGCGGCGCGCGAGATCATCGGCCAGCGTCACCGTCGGCGCCGCATCGACGGCAAACCCGTGGTAGCCGTGACCGGCCTTTCGTTCGGTTCGCGCCAGCGCGTACTCCTCGTGCGACTGCGGATGCAGGAAGACCGGAAAATCCTTGCCGACCTGGCGGAAACCGCGCGCCAGCATCTCGCGCGGCGACGCTCCGACGACGACATGATCGCGGTCCTGCACCGGCAGACCGAGGAGTTCATCGCGAACCGCGCCGCCGACAGTGAAGATCTGCATGCGAACCGGGATCAGGTCAGCGCCGGTAGGGCGACGGGCCGAGGCCTCATCGAACGGGTGAGGTCGCCGCGCCGGCGCAGCATGCTGGTGGCGTCAGCCGCCGGAAGGCTCAGCGGCCGGCGCGGAAACGGTAGCGATCAAAGCGAAGCTGCGGAATCTCCGCCGGCGACAGATAGCCCGGAGCGACTGCCTCGAGCGCCTTCGGCTGCCAGCCGGGGAAGTCATGCGTGCCATCGGTGACGCTGTCGACTTCCATCGACCGCAAGTTGTCCGGCGACAGCGGCGGCTTCGGCAGCAGCCACATCACGCCGGCCTGCAGATAAGCCCAGCCACCGGTCCCGAGATCGATGATCCAGGGCGACCTGCCGACCAGATGTGCCGTGTAGTCGACCAGTTCGCGCAGGCTATAGACCTTCGGCCCGCAGAGATCGTAGCTCCGCCCGATCGTCGTCCGGTCGCCCAGGCTGTCGACGAAGGCCGCCGCGACGTCGCCGACATAGACCGGCTGGAAGCGGGCGCTGCCGCCGCCAAGCGGCAGGACGGGCAACAGCCTGACGAGGCTGGCGAACATGTTGAGGAAGGCGTCGCCGGGGCCGAAGATCACCGACGGACGAAAGATCGTCACATCGATCTGCTCCTTCGCCGCGCGCACCAGCATCTCGCCGTCGCCCTTCGAGCGCAGGTACTCCGATGGTGCTCCCAGCGCCGCCTGCAGGGCACTCATGTGCAGCAATCGCCGCACGCCCGCCTGTGGCATGGCGGCAACGATCTTGCGCGGCAGTTCGACATGCGCGGCGGCAAAGCCCTTGCCGTATGGCAGCCGGGAATCGCCGTCGTGCAGGATGCCGACCAGGTTGATGACCGCATCCTGGCCGCGCATCAGCTGCACGAGCGTCGCCGGCTCATGCACGTCGGCCTCGACCATCTCGACGGTCGGCAAGGTGATCAGCTTCTTGGTGTTCTCGCGATGGCGGGTCGGGATCGTCACCCGCACACCGCTTTCCGACAGGCGACTGGCGATCCAGCCACCGACGAAACCACTGCCACCGATCAACAATACGTTCGCGAGGTCCATAGCATCCTGCCGTGGGAAGAGAAGTCGGGAAGCCGACATTCTAAGGCAAATCTTCGCCCCTGACCTCGCCCCCCGTGCGCGGAGCGATGACGCCAAGCCGGTTCTTCAGCGTCTGTGGCTTGCCGTCAAACAGTGCCGCATAATAGATCGAGTTGTTCATCACCTTCTTCACGTAATCCCTGGTTTCGCTGAAGGGGATGGTTTCGGCGTAGATCGCTCCCTCGAGCGGGCGCTCGGCACGCCAGCGCCGCGCCCGTCCCGGCCCGGCGTTGTACGCTGCCGAGGCGAGCACCGGGTGATTGTCGAGACTCTCGAGCACCAGCCGCATGTAGGTGGTGCCGAGCAGCAGGTTGGTTTCCGGATCGTTGACCCGCCCCTGATGGAAATCCTTCAGACCGATCTTGTTCGCCACCCACTTGGCAGTGGCCGGCATCAGCTGCATCAGGCCCGAAGCCCCGACGGGCGAACGTGCACTGCTGATGAAGCGGCTCTCCTGACGCATCAGGCCGTACACCCAGGCATCGTCGAGAGCCTGATTGCGTGCCGCCGGCCGCACCTGGTCGCCATATGGCGCCAGATAGCGCAGCGAATAGTCGTGCTCGTTGCGCGTCCGGTCGGCTGCCGCGATGGCCCGGTCGTAGTTGCCCGAGCGCAGGGCGATCTCGGACGCCGCCAGGAGTTCGCGGTCGCTCATGCCGCGCAACGCCCAGTTCCATTCGCGCACCCCCTCGCTACGCAGATTCAGGCGGAAGAAGGCCTGCGCCCGCTGCACGCCAGGGAGCGCAGCCACCTGCGCCAGTTCCTCGCGGCTGGCTGGCGGCGCTTTCGGCGGTGGTGCCGTCGGCCGACCGAGTTCGTCGCTGGCCAGGCTGCCGTAGAAGTCCGGCTGCCCGGCGATCCGGCCGAACAGGGCGTTCGCCTCGTCGGTCCGGCCACCGGCGCGGTAGGCGCGACCGAGCCAGTAGACCCACGCCGGCTGAGCCGCCAGCGCCGGCGGCATGCTCTCGATCGTCGAGCGCACGCTGCCCCAGTCCTGCACGCGCAATGCTGCCCGCACCTTCCATTCGGCAACCTCATCCGACAACGGTACGGCGCCCGCCTGGCGATACCACTGCAACGCCTCCGGCATGTGCCGCTGCGCCGCCTGCCGGGCAATCTGGCTCCACGCCCAGGATTTCTCGCCACTTTGCAGCGACGAACCGATCCGCTCGAGCTGATCGGCGGCCACCTGCGGCTCGTTGCGCGCAACGCGCTGCACGGCCAGGGCAGCCAGCTCGCGCTGCAGGCGGTTGCCGGAAAAATCAGCGGGCAGCTTGCTCAACCAGGGCAGCGGCGAATCCGCCACCGTTTGCGCCAGCTTCCTCTCCGGCGTCTGTGCCGGGGGCAGGTAGTTCATCGTATACAAGGCGGCAGCGATCTTGTTCGCCTCGAACTGGCGGCGAATGCGCGCCCAGACCGCATCGGCGAGGATGCGCTTGCCGATGATCAATGCCTCGAACACGGGGTAACACGAATCGGGCGGCTCGAGCGCGCTCAGCCAGAGCGGCAGGGCTTCATCGAGCGCTTTCGCGTCGCCGCGTGCCAAGCGGCCCTGCAGCGCGTAGCAGGCCAGCTCCTGATCAGGCTGCAACAGGCGCGGATACTCGCCATCAAACAGATCCCACTGCTGCTTGCGGGCGAGCTGCCGCAACCAGTCGGTCCGCAGTTTCTCGGCGATGTAGGTGTTCTCGTAGCGACCCAGGAAAGCCCTGACCAGCGCCGGATCGGCGTCCTTGAGGTCGGGCACGAGCAGCCAGTAGTCGACGTAGGGCTCGAGTTCGTACCCGTGCAGCGCTGGCGCCAACCGCTCGAGGCGGGCGCGGTCGCCAGCCCGCGCCGCTTCCCGGGCGGCCAGGAACTGGTCGTCGGCCGACTGTGCCGCGGCATGCTTGACCACGACGGCGGTCGGCGAGAACAGCAGGAACAGCAGCAGGAGGGTCGTCGACAGGAGGTTCATGCTAAGCTGGTACTTTCGGATGATGGCGTCGGCGAGGATAACACATGCCCAGCGGCTTCATGCCCGGCAGCGCTGCCGCGCCAGCGGCGGCGACCGCCGACGACCGGCGCGCCCTGCGCCGCACCCTGTTGGCGCGCCGCCGCGCGCTGCCGGCAGGCGAGTGGGCGGCATACTCGCAGCGGATCCGTGCCCTGCTGCGGGAAGCGCTGCCCCGACTCGCCACCATGCGCGTCGGCTTCTGCTGGCCGCGCGACAACGAAGCGGATCTGCGTCCGCTGATCGCAGACTGGCATCGCCAGGGCGAACCAGGTTTCATGGCACTCCTGCCGGTCGTCCTCGCCGCCGACAGCAGCCTCGCCTTTCGCGCCTGGTCACCGACCGTAGCAATGACCACCGACCGCTACGGTATCCCGGTGCCGGCGAGCGGCGAGCCGGTGCTGCCGGAGGCGCTGCTGATCCCGCTCGTCGGCTTCGATGCCGCCGGTTTCCGCCTCGGCTACGGCGGTGGCTACTTCGATCGCACGCTGGCCAGCCTGCGCCCGCGGCCACTGGCGATCGGTGTCGGATTCGAGCTGTCGCGACTCGACTGGCTGCATCGCCAGCTGCACGACCAGCCGCTCGACCTGATCGTCACCGAACGCGGCCTCCATCGCTGCACGGCCACGCCAGCCGGCAACCCCGCCGCCATGAAGCCGTGACCCGGAGTTGGCTGGCGCGCGGCCGAGCCTCACCGCACCAGCGTCGTCACCTCCTCCCGCAGGTCACAGTAGTCGTCCTCGGACAGACCGAGATGGACGAGCACACGATCTGCCATCAGCTGCCAGCCGGCATTGGCGCGCATGCGGACATACTCGTCGTCCAGGTGCTCGGCGAGCGCGTTGATCGCGATCAGCGTCAGGGCCATGGGGTTGGGGAGATCCCTGGTGTCGAAGATGGACGGGTCATGGTGATGGCGGATTCCCTCGCAGATCACCTCCGGGAGAAGCCAGCTGCGCGCCACCAGGTAACCCAGCGTCGCATGGTCGGTGGCATGCCGTTCCTCCTCGATCACCGTCATCGGACGATCAACCGTGTTGTCGGCCAAGGCGAGGGTCTGCCGATAGTCGGGGAACTTCTGCAGCAGCATCGGGATGCCGATATCACGGAACAGGCCGAAGCAGTAGGCTTCATCGCGCGGTCCCCTCGGCAGGGTTGACGCGACATAACCGGAGATGCAGGCCACCTTTTCGGCGGTGTCCCAGAAGCGCTCGAACGACGACTGCCTGCCACCCATGGTCATGCGCAGCACGAGTCCACTGACGATGCGCGCGGTCATCCTCAGGCCGAGCATGCTGACCGCCTGCGCCACCGAGCTGATCCTGCGCGACAGACCAAAGAACGGCGAATTCACCGTCTTCAGCATGGCGGCAGACAGAACCACATCGCTGCTGATCAGGCGAACGACGATCCGGGGATCCGGATCATCCTTGGCCATTTCACTGTCGAGCCGCACCAGTATCTGTGGTCGCGCGGGGATATTGATCCCCTGCAGCGTTTTCTGGATCAGTTCCGGTGCCAACTCCTTTGCCATCACTCCCTCCCGTCTCCCACGAACGCTGCCCAAAACTGGAATCCTGCGGCAGGACAGGCGCGCTCGCTGAAGCTTGCCGCATCTGCCTTGCCGGCCGATCACCCGGTCGCCGCGTCGTCATTGTAATGGTCCTCGCGGCCCGCTCGTTGGAATGGTTGCGAAAGCGGGCGGGGATGGACTCTCGGCGGGCCTGCCACGACCGGCCGCGCGCGCGTGCAAGGCCACGCGGGCGAGGGTGCGGCCGCTATAATCACGCCCACCCGTCGCGTCCGGAACGATCGATGTCCGACCTGCTTGCCCACCTCAATGCGCCACAACTGGCCGCCGTCACACTGCCGCCGCAGCATGCGCTGATCCTTGCCGGCGCCGGCAGCGGCAAGACGCGCGTGCTGACGACGCGCATCGCCTGGCTGATCTCGACCGGCCAGGTCGGCCCAGCCGGAATCCTCGCCGTCACCTTCACCAACAAGGCAGCGAAGGAGATGCTGACCCGCCTCGCGGCGATGCTGCCGATCAACACGCGCGGCATGTGGATCGGCACCTTCCACGGGCTGTGCAATCGCCTGCTGCGGGCACATCATCGCGAAGCCGGACTGCCGGCGCAATTCCAGATCCTCGATGCCGCCGACCAGCTGGCAGCGATCAAGCGCCTGCTCAAGGCGCTCGCGGTCGATGACCAGAAGTACCCGCCGCGCGAACTGATGCACTTCATCAACGCGCACAAGGAACAGGGAGTCCGCGCGGCGCAGGCGGAAGCCTACGACCGGTACACCAGCCGCCGCATCGAATGGTACGTCGAGTATGAAAGGCAGTGCCAGCGGGAAGGCGTCGTCGACTTCGCCGAACTCCTGCTGCGCTCGTACGAGCTGCTGCAGCGCAACGAGCCACTCCGGCAGCACTACCGGGCACGCTTCCGGCACATCCTGGTCGACGAATTCCAGGATACCAACCGCTTGCAGTACGCCTGGCTGAAACTGCTCGCCGGACACGGCAGCACCGATCCGCAGGCAGCCGCCGCCTGCCTCTTCGCAGTCGGCGACGACGACCAGTCGATCTATGCCTTCCGCGGCGCCGAGATCGGCAACATGCGGGACCTGCAGCGCGAATTTGGGCTGGCCAGCGTGATTCGCCTCGAACAGAACTATCGTTCGCAAGGCAACATCCTGGACGCCGCCAATGCGCTGATCAGGCAGAATCGCGGCCGCCTCGGCAAGAATCTGTGGACGGACGCCGGCGCCGGCGAACCGATACGGGTCTACGCGGCCTTTTCCGACACCGACGAAGCGCGCCGGATCGTCGACGAGATCGTCGAACTGGTGCGCGATGGCGTCTCCCGGCAGCAGATTGCCCTCCTCTACCGCGCGAACGCGCAGTCGCGCGTTCTCGAGCACCAGCTGTTCACCGCCGGCGTCCCCTATCGGGTGCACGGCGGGCTGCGCTTCTTCGACCGCCAGGAGATCCGGCATGCGCTCGCCTACCTGCGCCTGATCGTGAATCCCGATGACGACACGGCCTTCGCCCGCGTCGTCAATTTCCCGACCCGGGGAATCGGCACGCGCAGCACCGAGGCGCTGCAGGAAGCGGCCCACGCCACCCAGTCCAGCCTGTACCAGGCTGCCGCGAGTCTGTCCGGCAAGAGCGGCAGCACGATCGCCCGCTTCGTCCGGCTGATCGAGGAACTGCGCGGCGAAACCGCCACGCTGCCGCTGCCCGAGCTGATCGAACACGTCATCGATCACAGCGGCCTGCGCCAGCACTATCTCGGCGAGCGGGATGGCCAGGACCGGTTGGAAAACCTCGACGAACTGGTCAACGCGGCGACCGTCTTCGTCAGCGATACTGCCACGGCGACCGACGAGAACGAGCGCAGCGATGACGGCGGGCTCTCGTCCTTTCTCGCGCACGCGTCGCTCGAAGCCGGCGAACACCAGGCCGGCGACGACCAGGAAGCCGTGCAACTGATGACCGTGCACTCGGCGAAGGGGCTCGAGTTCGACGTCGTCTTCATCACCGGCCTCGAGCAGGGCCTCTTCCCGCACGAGAACGCCACGCAGGAGCGCGACGGCATCGAGGAGGAGCGTCGGCTGATGTACGTCGCCGTCACCCGTGCGCGCCGCAGGCTCTACCTGACGCATGCCGAGACCCGCCTGCTGCATGGCCAGATGCGCTATTGCCTGCCGTCGCTATTCCTCGATGAACTCCCGGCTGAACTCCTGCAGCGCAGCAGTCGTGCGAGCGGCACCCCGCGCGCGACCAGCACGCCGGGCGGGAAGCAGCAGGCGGCAGGCGACAGCGGCCTGCGCATCGGCCAGAGCGTGCGCCACGCCCGTTTCGGTGTCGGCGTGATCGTCGCCAGCGAAGGCGCCGGCGAGCAGGCACGGGTGCAGATCAACTTCGGCAGCGGCGGCATGAAGTGGCTCGCCCTCAGCCTCGCCCGCCTGACTCCCGCCTGACTCCTCCGGCAGGCGCGTGCGACAGGCTTCGCCGGCAGTCCGGGATGCCGCACGCGAAGCAGCAGACGGCGCGCCGCGCCGCGACCGCTTTACCCCCGATCCTGTGGACAAGCCTGTGCACCACCGCCTGGGAAACGCTGCAAGTGGCAATGCAGAAAGGAGTTTCAGTGCTTGCCTAAGAAGCGGGCAGCGCACTAGACTGTCGCGTTCGCCACGCCGAGGAGACTTTCATGCCATTCGCCATTCGCATCCATCGCACCGGGGGCCCCGAAGTCATGTCCTGGGAGGAGGTCACGGTCGGCGATCCGCAAGCCGCTGAAGTACGTGTCCGCCAGCGGGCGGTCGGCCTCAACTACATCGACATCTATCACCGCAGCGGCCTCTACCCCCTGCAACTGCCGAACGGTCTCGGCCTCGAGGCAGCCGGCGTCGTCGAAGCGGTCGGCAGCGAGGTCAGCGACTTCTCGCCCGGCGATCGCGTCGCTTACGCCGGTGGCCCGGTCGGCGCCTACAGCCAGGTCCGCTGCCTGCCCGCCGACCGCCTGCTCAGGCTGCCGGAGACGATCGACTTCATGCCGGCAGCGGCGATGATGCTGCAGGGGCTGACCAGCGCCTACCTGCTGCGCCGCACCTATCGCGTGCAGGCCGGTGATGCCGTACTCATCCATGCCGCAGCCGGCGGCGTCGGCCTGCTTGCCTGCCAATGGGCCAAGTTCCTCGGCGCCACCGTCATCGGCACCGTCTCGACCGAAGCCAAGGCCGCGATCGCTGCCGCCCATGGCTGCGATCACGTGATCGACTACACGCGCGAGGACTTCCCGCGCCGGGTGCGCGAGATCACCGCCGGCGAGGGAGTCGCAGTGGTGTACGACGGCGTCGGCAAGGACACCTTCGCCGGCTCGCTCGACTGCCTGCGAACCTGCGGCATGATGGTCAGCTTCGGCAATGCATCCGGCCCGGTGCCGGCGTTCGACCCGCTGCTGCTGTCACAGAAGGGCTCACTGTTCCTCACCCGACCGACCCTGATGCATTACACGGCGCGGCGCGAAGACCTGCTGGCCCTGGGCGCCGAGCTCTTCGCGGTCGTCGCCGCCGGCAAGCTCAAGGTGGAAATCAACCAGACCTACCCGCTCGCCGACGTCGTCAGCGCCCACCGCGACCTCGAAGCGCGCAGGCACACGGGCTCGACCGTCCTCCTGCCCTGATGGAGCGACTGCGCGCACGCCTGGTCGCGCTGCGCTTCGTGCTGGCGACGGCCTGGCCGATCATCCTGATCACCGCCATCGGCCTGGTCGTCGCCTACCAGTTCGTCGCCCCGGAACCGCCGCGGCGGATCACGATCAGCACCGGCAGTGAAGCCGGCGCCTACCATGCCTATGCCCAGCGCTACGCCGCCATTCTGGCCAGCAAGGGGATCACCCTCGACATCAGGACCTCGGCCGGTTCCCACGAGAACATCCGGCGCCTGGAGAACGGCGAAGCCGAGGTCGCCTTCGTCCAGGGCGGCGTGGTCGCCAGGCCGACCGGCGAAGACGAGGACGAACCGGGGCCGCTGCGCTCGCTGGGCAGCGTCGCGTACGAACCAGTGTGGGTGTTCTACCGTGGCGAGCCACGCGTGAGCAAGCTCCATCAACTCGACGGCCGCCGCATCGCCGTCGGCGAGGATGGCAGCGGCATCCGCGGGCTCGCACTGCAACTGCTCACCGCCAACGAAATCAAGAGCGACAGCCCCAACCTGCTGCCGCTGGCCGGGCTGGGCGCAGCCGAGGCCCTGCAGCGCGGGGAGATCGATGCCGCCTTCATCGTCGCCGCCCAGGAGGCGCCCGTCGTACAAGTGATGCTGCGTTCGCCGGGTCTGCGCGTCGTCAGCTTCAGCCAGGCCGATGCCTACCTGCGGCTGTTTCCCTTCCTGTCGAAGGTCATCCTGCCGCACGGTGTCGTCAGCCTCGTCCGCGACCTGCCGCCGCGCGACACGCTCCTGCTGGCGACCACCGCCAACGTCATCGTCCGCGAGGACCTGCACCCGGCGCTGGCCAGCCTGCTGCTGCAGGCGATGACCGAGGTCAACGGCAAGAGCGGCTTCTTCCAGCGGGCCGGCGAATTTCCCGCCTACCGCGATCGCAGCTTCGCACTGTCGCCCGAAGCCGAACGCTTCTACAAGTCTGGACCACCGTTCCTGCAGCGCTACCTGCCCTTCTGGGTGGCGGTGCTGGTCGAGCGCCTGTTCGTCATGATCCTGCCGTTGGCCATGCTGCTGCTGCCACTGCTCAAGTTCGCGCCGTCGATCTACAGCTGGCGCGTCCGTTCGAAGATCGTCCGCTGTTACGGCGACCTCAAGTTGCTCGAGAACGAGCTGCGCCGGAATGACGACCCGGCGCGACACGTCGAGTACGCGCACCAGTTGCAAACGATCGAGGAGACGGCGAGCAGACTCAAGATTCCGCTCGCCTTCAGCGATCTGCTTTACACTTTGCGCGAGCACATCAACCTGGTGCGCAACGAGCTTGGCAAGCTCGCCGCCAGGAACCACAAGAACGAGAACGGAGACGACAAGCGATGAAATCCTTTCTGATTGCCAATCCAAAGGGGGGTTCGGGCAAATCGACGCTGGCGATCAATCTTGCCGGCCATCTCGCACGCAGGGGTCATCGCGTGATGCTCGGCGACGTCGATCGCCAGCAGTCGTCGCGCGAGTGGCTGCAACTGCGACCATCGCTGCTGCCCAGCATTCGCAGTTGGGAGATCGAGCCCGGCAAGACGGCCAAGCCGCCGAAAGGAACGACGCACGTCATTCTCGACACGCCCGCCGGTCTCCACGGCAAGGCACTCGACACGGTCATCAAGCAGGTCAACAGGGTTCTGGTGCCGGTACAGCCTTCGCTCTTCGACATCCTCGCCACCCGCCACTTTCTCGACGTGCTGCTGGCGGAAAAGGCGGTGCGCAACGAACAGGCCTTCGTTGCCGTGGTCGGCATGCGCGTCGATCCACGCACCCGTGCCGCCGCCGAGCTCGAACGCTTTCTCGCCCGCTACGATCTGCCGGTGCTGACCCATCTGCGCACGACGCAGCTCTACGTCCAGACGACGATGCACGGCATGACCATGTTCGACCTGTCGGCATCACGCGCGGCAAAGGACCTCGAGCAGTGGCAGCCGATCATCGACTGGGTCGATAATAGCTGAGGCCCGGCCCCGGATCGCTCCGGGGCCGCGGCCGGCCGCGCGCCGGGAGACGATGGCCACCCCGCAGTTGGTCGCAGCCCCCAGCGCAGGGCGTCTTCTGCCGAGCGCCCGGGGTAGAATGCGCCCATGTCCGAGACGCCGTACATCCACCTTCGCCTGCACAGCGAATACTCGATCACCGACGGCATCGTCCGCCTGGACGCAGCCGTCGCCCGCGCCGCCGCCTGCGGCATGCCGGCCCTGGCACTGACCGACCTGGCCAACGTCTTTGCCCTCGTCAAGTTCCACTCGGCCGCACGCAGCAAGGGGATCAAGCCGCTGTTCGGCTGCGACCTGTTCATTGCCAACGAAACCGATGCCGATCGGCCGCATCGCCTGCTCGTGCTCTGCCGCTCGCCGCGTGGCTACCAGCAACTCTGCGAGTTGCTGTCGCGCGCCTACCTGACACCGCGCGTCCGCGGCCGGGCCGAGGTCAGCCGCCGGATGCTGCGCGAGGTCGGCGTCGACGGACTGATCGCGCTCTCCGGCGCCGCCAGCGGCGATGTCGGCGAAGCCCTCCTGCAAGGCAACCTCGACCAGGCGGCGCAGCGCGCCCGGCAGTGGCACGAGCTGTTCGGCGACGCCTTCTACCTCGAAGTGCAGCGCCCCGGGATGCCGCAGGCGGAGTCGCTGGTTGCGGCAACCGCCGACCTCGCGGCGGAACTCGGGCTGCCGCTGGTCGCCACCCACCCGATCCAGTTTCTCGAACGCGAGGACTTCAACGCGCACGAGGCGCGCGTCTGCATCGCCGAAGGCTACATGCTCGGTGACGCACGCCGCCCGCGCCCGTACAGCGAGGAACAGTATTTCAAGAGCAGCGAGGAGATGGTCGAACTGTTTGCCGACCACCCCGCGGCGCTCGCCAACTCGGTCGAGATCGCCAAGCGCTGCAACCTGCAGCTCACCCTCGGCAAGAGCTACCTGCCGGATTTCCCGACGCCTCCGGGCACGACACTCGCCGACTACCTGCGCCGGGAGGCCGAGGCCGGGCTCGAGCGGCGCTTGCAGCAACTGTTCCCCAACAGCGCGGCGCGCCAGGCGGAACGCCCGCAGTACGACGCCCGCCTGCAGCTCGAGACCGACACCATCGTCCAGATGGGATTCCCGGGCTACTTCCTGATCGTTGCCGACTTCATCAACTGGGCAAAGCGCAACGGTTGTCCGGTCGGTCCGGGACGCGGCTCGGGCGCCGGCTCGGTGGTTGCCTACGCACTCGGCATCACCGACCTCGATCCGCTGCGCTACGCGCTGCTCTTCGAGCGCTTCCTCAACCCCGAGCGGGTGTCGATGCCCGACTTCGACATCGATTTCTGCCAGGACAACCGCTGGCGCGTCATCGAGTACGTCCGCCAGAAGTACGGCAGCGCGGCGGTGGCGCAGATAGTGACCTTCGGCACCATGTCGTCGAAGGCGGTGATTCGCGACGTCGGCCGCGTACTCGACCTGCCGTACAACTTCTGTGATCAGTTGTCGAAGCTGATCCCGGTCGAAACCAACAGGCCGCTCTCGCTGGCCAAGGCGATCGCCGCCGAGCCGCAATTGCAGGCCCGGCTCGACAGCGAGGAAGAAGTCCGGCAGCTCTTCGACCTCGCCGGCCGCCTCGAGGACCTGACGCGCAATGTCGGCATGCACGCCGGTGGCGTCCTCATCGCCCCCGGCAAGCTGAGCGACTTCTGTCCGGTGTACTCGGCCGATGGCGGCGGTTCGGTGGTGTCGCAGTTCGACAAGGACGATGTCGAGAAGATCGGGCTGGTCAAGTTCGACTTCCTCGGGCTGCGCAACCTGACGATCATCGAGCTGGCGTTGCAGTACGTCGAAAGACTGAGTGGCGAACGCCCCGACCTCGCGACGCTGGCCTTCGACGACCCGAAGGCCTACCAGGTTCTCAAGGACGGCAACACGACGGCGATCTTCCAGGTCGAATCCGATGGCATGAAGAAGCTCGTCCGCAAGCTGGCGCCGGATCGCTTCGAGGACATCATCGC from the Accumulibacter sp. genome contains:
- a CDS encoding quinone oxidoreductase family protein, whose product is MPFAIRIHRTGGPEVMSWEEVTVGDPQAAEVRVRQRAVGLNYIDIYHRSGLYPLQLPNGLGLEAAGVVEAVGSEVSDFSPGDRVAYAGGPVGAYSQVRCLPADRLLRLPETIDFMPAAAMMLQGLTSAYLLRRTYRVQAGDAVLIHAAAGGVGLLACQWAKFLGATVIGTVSTEAKAAIAAAHGCDHVIDYTREDFPRRVREITAGEGVAVVYDGVGKDTFAGSLDCLRTCGMMVSFGNASGPVPAFDPLLLSQKGSLFLTRPTLMHYTARREDLLALGAELFAVVAAGKLKVEINQTYPLADVVSAHRDLEARRHTGSTVLLP
- a CDS encoding UvrD-helicase domain-containing protein — translated: MSDLLAHLNAPQLAAVTLPPQHALILAGAGSGKTRVLTTRIAWLISTGQVGPAGILAVTFTNKAAKEMLTRLAAMLPINTRGMWIGTFHGLCNRLLRAHHREAGLPAQFQILDAADQLAAIKRLLKALAVDDQKYPPRELMHFINAHKEQGVRAAQAEAYDRYTSRRIEWYVEYERQCQREGVVDFAELLLRSYELLQRNEPLRQHYRARFRHILVDEFQDTNRLQYAWLKLLAGHGSTDPQAAAACLFAVGDDDQSIYAFRGAEIGNMRDLQREFGLASVIRLEQNYRSQGNILDAANALIRQNRGRLGKNLWTDAGAGEPIRVYAAFSDTDEARRIVDEIVELVRDGVSRQQIALLYRANAQSRVLEHQLFTAGVPYRVHGGLRFFDRQEIRHALAYLRLIVNPDDDTAFARVVNFPTRGIGTRSTEALQEAAHATQSSLYQAAASLSGKSGSTIARFVRLIEELRGETATLPLPELIEHVIDHSGLRQHYLGERDGQDRLENLDELVNAATVFVSDTATATDENERSDDGGLSSFLAHASLEAGEHQAGDDQEAVQLMTVHSAKGLEFDVVFITGLEQGLFPHENATQERDGIEEERRLMYVAVTRARRRLYLTHAETRLLHGQMRYCLPSLFLDELPAELLQRSSRASGTPRATSTPGGKQQAAGDSGLRIGQSVRHARFGVGVIVASEGAGEQARVQINFGSGGMKWLALSLARLTPA
- a CDS encoding TAXI family TRAP transporter solute-binding subunit; the protein is MERLRARLVALRFVLATAWPIILITAIGLVVAYQFVAPEPPRRITISTGSEAGAYHAYAQRYAAILASKGITLDIRTSAGSHENIRRLENGEAEVAFVQGGVVARPTGEDEDEPGPLRSLGSVAYEPVWVFYRGEPRVSKLHQLDGRRIAVGEDGSGIRGLALQLLTANEIKSDSPNLLPLAGLGAAEALQRGEIDAAFIVAAQEAPVVQVMLRSPGLRVVSFSQADAYLRLFPFLSKVILPHGVVSLVRDLPPRDTLLLATTANVIVREDLHPALASLLLQAMTEVNGKSGFFQRAGEFPAYRDRSFALSPEAERFYKSGPPFLQRYLPFWVAVLVERLFVMILPLAMLLLPLLKFAPSIYSWRVRSKIVRCYGDLKLLENELRRNDDPARHVEYAHQLQTIEETASRLKIPLAFSDLLYTLREHINLVRNELGKLAARNHKNENGDDKR
- a CDS encoding ParA family protein — translated: MKSFLIANPKGGSGKSTLAINLAGHLARRGHRVMLGDVDRQQSSREWLQLRPSLLPSIRSWEIEPGKTAKPPKGTTHVILDTPAGLHGKALDTVIKQVNRVLVPVQPSLFDILATRHFLDVLLAEKAVRNEQAFVAVVGMRVDPRTRAAAELERFLARYDLPVLTHLRTTQLYVQTTMHGMTMFDLSASRAAKDLEQWQPIIDWVDNS